The Hypomesus transpacificus isolate Combined female chromosome 6, fHypTra1, whole genome shotgun sequence genomic interval tgaggaaactagcattgggtccaGATTAGCTGCTTCTACGAGACAGGCCTACTTCTTGTTGAGCATATGGGATCAAGATGTCCCCACAGGTCTGTCAGAAGTCACAGTAGAGGAGAGAATAGGGAAATAGTGATTTCACACCCCACTCCAGGATTCGGGTATCAAAACATCTGGCAGAAAGGGAAGAGGAAATCGTACCAGACCCTGTCATCTGCTTAGTCAaaaagacacgcacacacatacatacatacctaCCTAGATGGAAAGTATACAAGAAAGTATGAATTTTAAGAAACAAGTTTCCATGTTTGTCTTTGTCAGTATAACCAATGGTCATATGTAACCATGCCCTGTTGACTGCTCTGACATAGAAATGCCTACAATACCCCTGCTCCCTTGCTGGCAGAATCCTTAAATAACCTCACTGTATAATTCTCACACCAGTGCTACTCCACAAAAAGTGTCAGTGGCTGTTTATTGTCTGGGACAATTGAATACAATCAGTATTTAGGCGTCACAAGATTTAGAGAGTCACAAATGTCTGTGTGCTGAGGATCTGAAATACAACGTGTAGTTGAGGTTAGAGGCATGGGAACCATGCTCCTTAAATGTGTTATTCCAAAGCAGAATGAGGGAGCGAAAACTAAAACAGGTTGGATTGCCGTATCATGGTGGTAAAACTAAAATCTGAGATGGGATTTAAAATGCTGACTCAATCTCAAAAATACAAAAGGCACATTGTAGAGCATGAGGTCAGGGCAGTCTCTCACTGATCTGCAACAGCGCTTCACAGCTAAGCGATGCCTATTTCCTTTATACATGCCCACCTATCTTTAAGAAATGAACTGGCGTGTAAATAGTTTAAAAATtacatttaattttcaaaataaaacattattgGCATCTTATCAACCTAGTTGGTAAATAACATCACTGCACCATATGTTTTTTGTTCAGTAGCCTACCATGTTTGCAGTCAGTGTAGGCCACCAGTGTTATAAAATGCATAATACAAATTGCCTGTAGTGAAAGCTAAATCTGGACCATTTTAATATAAATCCCAAGGGTATAAAACTGAAGGGAAATGAattgtctaacagtataattcCAATAATGAAACTTTATTTAAGGCTAAAACACATTATTCGCTGCTTTAACTAGCGTTACCTACATAACGCACCACTTACTGGAACGTCGGAGCGAAGGTGAAAAATGTAGTCGAACTATTTCAAGTAGCCTACCCCATGTCGTATTCACTAGTAGCCAAACATCTGCGTTGATCAACCTGTAAAGTCATAGCCTTTGCATAGCTAAcatgacatacagacacacacacacacaacataacaACGTTTCTTGAACTCACCACATATGTTGATCTGTTTTCTCCCGAACGAACCTCCGTTTCGGGTATGGAAAAATGCATTTTAGGTTACAATTCAAATACAGAACGAGAGGTCCCTCGAACCAAGGAGAAGGCGATGGAGAAGGCACCACAAATTCAGAGAAAGTCTATTGCAGCGACTGGTTGTTGATGACTACAATCATGAGAAGAAAGTGGCCTCTTTCGTGCGCATTTGTTCGGGTAGCCTAGCTTACTACACCGTGTCCAGTTGTTCGGTACGAAAAGAGTAAATATTGACAATATTACAAACGACAATATGTGCATGAACTCGATCAGTATAAAACTTCTCCCACGTCAGTACTAAACTTTTGCCATACAGTCACCGTAGCAGCCATGTTGCAAATGTAGGTAAATCCACCTTCGTGGTTGATCTTCATTTGTgctaaaacaaaaaacatgtatatatatttagctCCTCACACATTCACAAGACATTTCAAATCCGTTTAGAATTCGCATGAGCAATTCCAATCACTAGGTTTCATCAGTTGAACTTTCAAATGGAAAAGCGCAGTCCGTCCCTGCAAAACCCCCGTCGTTGACAGCTGGAATGGTTCAAACGAAAGAGTGTGAGGGAAAAACACCCAAACCAGTTTTTGTATTTGTCTGGTTCTTTGTCTCTTAAGAACATGAACATGTGGTGCATTTATTCATAGACAAGCAGTGCAGAAATACTGATCGAAAATAGAGAAATTTAAGTAGGTGTAACACTGCCATGAAACAATAATGTATTCAATATGTGTCCAATTGATCGTCAAGAGGCGTTGCAACAGTCTTTTGGACCAAACCATTGACAAAACAGGGGGCTAGACGACACGGTTTCAGACCTATAATTTGCCGCTccacagattttttttattattaaattGCATGAAAGCTGTCTACACTGTGTCCGAAAATGTGTGCATATTAATGCCTTTCAAAAGCAAATAGCCTATTGATGTTCTTCGATGTACTCCCTTCCTTCTGATGGGGTGTTCCAGTGTGTCAGAGCAGTAGCTAGTATTCTTGCTGCATAAAGGTGCACTTTGCAGACCTTCACTTTTAAGGCTTTTGCGGCTgttaaaagagaagaaaaataatgcCTTAATGTCAATGTCTTTTCCATGTCTGttacatgtaaaacaaaatagttAGCCTACATAGGACCATATAAATCAGATGGTTTCTGTACCAAACATCTCAACGTTCAACCAGAAGTTCTTGACTAGAAACTACCTTATTGTTTAGACAAATTGAAACCTCTTCTAAATAACTGTAATAGAGATGTGCTTTAAGTTACCTACATTAAGTAGATCATTTGTACATGATCAAAAACTGGAGGAGAACCCTTTTGTAGGATAAATGTATAATTCAACTGCCCGCAAGCAATGCTCTATTAACTAGCTCATAAAAATACAACACAATGCGACAGTCTGTGTTTCTGCAAAATTGCTGCGCAGAGGTAAAGCCACTGAAGCGTTTGTTTTGGGAGCGTTCACACACACCCGTTTCGTTTCCTGCTGTCTTATGGTCGTTTCCTATGTTCCTAATTATTGATTTCAAGAGTAGTAGTTGTTGTAAAAACATTcaggaatatttttttttatgtacccAGTCGAAATTAATGATTCAAGTAAAGTGTACCGGATTCAGTCAGCCCCATAGTATCAGTGATAAATGCCGCCAAAAATAAACCAAGGACACGTGGGACAGTGCCACCATATATGGAACGAAGCCCAAACACATACCGTAATAAACGGGTGTGATGATGACGATCGTAGCTGAAAATGACAACTAGGTATTGGCATTATAGAGCAGTATTCATATTAATCATAAATGTATGTTTATATGCGAGCTGCCAACACACTGACCTGCAGGTAAGTGTAACTTGCAAATTAAACTATGGgtcatgtaggctactgtacttGCGGGTGATAGCTTCGTTTTGTAGCCTAGACTACTGCAAAGAGTAATTCTTTTAATCGTTGCCGCACAGAAGATTACTTTCAGATTTTACTGATGTGGTTTGGACAGTTCCTCAAAACAACTTTATTATGTTAGCTATGCCAGCGCTGTAACGGGACACTGCAGAATGCCACCGCATTGGGACGATTTTGCACTTCAGTCGAGGGTCTGGTAGACGGCCGATGCTGTTTGCGAAATGACAACCCAAGCGAAGCTGTCAACGTCATTGGGTAAAATTGCTGAAATATTTGTACTCATTTGCACTTATTAGAGCGCTGAATGATTGTAAAATCAGTTGTTGATTAGTGTTTTTCCTGAGGTTTCACTGAAACTTGGTGTCATCATGCCATGTTTTCATGTTCCCTGTCATCAATCCTTTTTTCAGATTGGATTTTTCAAACTGTAATTTGAAACATGTGGATGACCTTCAAGAAGCATCTACTGCTATAATGATGTATGAGACCGTTTATGTTACGTAAGCTACAAAATAGTTATGTACTTTCTGTTTATATACTTTTTCACTTGtaactttcactttctctctttcgtgGCCTCGCAGAGATCTGTCACTCAACCCTATTTTCAACTTGAGCGATTCAGTGTTTCAAGGATTTATTCAGCTAAATTACAtgtaagtaggcctacaatgAGCTGTGTAATATGAATGGTTCAAAGTATCTTCCTTCCTGCTAACGGTTTTGTGTATATGTATCTGGGTTCTCACAGCAATCTGCCTGCGAATCTTGGATGTCCAGGCGGGAATGCATCCTGGGAGAAAGTGGAAGTTAAAGGTGACAGTTGTCTTTGTGAAGGTCAGAAAAACGTTTGCAACCAGACTGGACAGATGTGTAAGTCTATTTTAGTCTATTACAAGTGTTACAAGTGTTATGTTGTAGTGGCTGTGTTATAGTCTTGTATTAATTCCAAACATCTACAGCTTTAAATTGCCCAGAGAACTCCCTCTGTGCTCCTTATGGCCCTGGTCTCTTTGAGTGCAGCTGTGAACACAACTTTCATGGATACAAGTGTCTGAGAGAGGTCAGTAAACTCAAAACAGACTCAAAGTCTCAAGAATCTTCATGATCAATGAGTCCTAGAAAGCATAACCCCAACATATAATTACTGAGAACACACTGACATCTTTGattttattatttgtttaaTGATAATGTCACCCAATTACATTTGTGCATGtagtaaaaaaaatctgtttgttGAAAGTAATgttatgttttgtttgtgttatgAACAGGGAGAGTTCCCTCTCGTCCTGGTGTTTGGGCCTCTGGCGGCCTCCACTGTTGGGGTCTCCATCCTGCTGTGGGTGACCCAGAGACGCAAGGCTAAATCAGTCTGAGTTTGAACCTGAGACTCTGGTGTAGGGCCTTGTCCCGGGTCTTTTTGATAATTCAGTTGAGGGATGctggacaaaaaaaacatactgACATAGCTGACTGAGTTGATCTCAGTTACATTTAGGAGatgctcttatctagagcgacttacagtaattacagggacattcccccaagcaagtaaggtgaagtgccttgcccaaggacacaacgtaattttgtacggccgggaatcgaaccaacaaccttctggttaatagcccgactccttaaccgcttagccatctgaccccccagttGAAATGTTAATGACTGTTTTGTCTTTGAAAGGCAGCTAAAAGTTTTTTGCAAGAAGTTTTTAACTGACATATTGATTTAAAATGTTGTATGAATGATTGTTACTCTACCATAAAAGTGCCAATTCTACATTCTGACTCTTTGGGCAACCCAGAGTTCAGGAACTTGACATGGTTGTTTCATGACATGTAGTTTAATCACTAAGAGTTGCATGAAAATAAGAGCCTTGTTCCACAGAAGAACGGCGGCTGATGCCAGTGGAGTCAATCCTGTTAAATAAAGTTTATTGAGACTCCAGAGATTCATGACTGATGCATGTGATGCACTTCGCATGTACTTTTGTTGTAGCATTAATGCTCCTGAAACAATTAAAGCCATGCATTTTCAGGGGTACAGTATTTTATCAGAACATATCAAAAGCTATAATTTAGGTCTACAGTTTGGTGTTAAgttaaaaaacaacacattgCTTACTTATGTGCTACTGTTTAAAGATGTGTATTTAATCTTGAATTAAAGATTTATTAGAGAAACTAAAGGCGGACGTTGATATTTGAAGACCATGTTCTTATTTCCATTTCTTTGTTTCTATTCATGTCAAATTCTAACATTGCTCAGTTGATATGGAATCTTATGTTGTATGTCAATTTAAGTGGCTTATTCTGAGAGGCTTGTGTCTCTTGATGAGATGACCTGAGACGAACTGTTGCAGCTGACAGGAGGTCAGGATTTGAATAATATAGCTGAGATAAGGGTTTTAAAAGCTGACAGATGAACTGACTGTTTGAGCAGTTGTTTGTGAAACAGCTGACAAGAGTAAATTACGTTCAGGCTGAGATAGGAAGAGATGGTTCATGGGTTGATAATGTGATTTTGCTGCTAAGGGGCAATTTTGTGGTTTGTGCGGAACAATGGAGACTGCTTAGTTTTAGAAACTTTAAGGGTGACCTTTATCCTGTAAAGTTAGGATGAAGTCAAACTATTGATTAGCTGATCATAGTAAGGACTTAGTGAAAGACGTGACACATACGCTGATTGAATTGACAAATGTTAGAACTATCCTGAGAAAAAGGCAGTGTATTGGGTCCAGTATCACTATCCTGAGGCTGCTAATACTGGCTCATCCTCTAAAGACGgatgtatataaaaaaaagaaccTTTTAAAGTCTACATGAATATGACCTCATCCTGGGCATTATAAACCTAACCTTACGCCATATTTTCACAACCCTAAACAACAAATTAACCACGATACAACCACATACTCCCTTTCTCCACCTTCCAACTACAAAGGAACACACAGGACTCCATTTAAAAAGCATGTGCCATGTTCAGATATACATTTATTGCATGCCAAAAGCACAGTGTTGGTGTTGCTGCTAATGGGACGCAGGGATTGAGACCAATTCGACCGTCTCACTGATCCACATTTTTGACCCGCAGGACCacggggacagaggtgcagggTATCATGCCCAGCTCTGTGATCACCAGGTCCACAAAGTCCGGAGGCGTGACATCATAGACCAAGTTGAGCAGGCCCAGCGAGGGCACTTCCTGCCAGTGCTCCAGCTGCGTCTTCCCTTTCCGGGTCACCATCAGGTCATCAGGGTCGCCTGCCAACGATAACAGATTTGACGGTCAACCGGAGTTGGATCAGGATACACATCTGAGCACGTACACAAGTTGGCATCGTTATGTTCTCTCATTGTCTGCAATGCAGAAGACATAGGTGTGTGTCCCATCTCAATACCTAGCTCGTTGGACACAAATGAGTCAGTCTGGACCCTCTCGCAGAACTTGTAGGTCTCGCAGCACACCAGCACAGGCACATTGAAGGCCTTGGCCACCAGCGCCACCTGAGATGTCCCCACACGCGACATCACGTAGCCATTGGCCAGCAGTGCGTGGGCACCCAAGAACACTTTAGATAcctgagaagggagagagaaatggatatataaaagaagggagagagaggagtgaaaaAATAGGTGAGAAATAGGACTCAAGGTTTCCTACAAGCGATAATGTGTTTTCGGCATTTGAGGCTTTTAAAGATAAATAAGAAGATTCAAAGATTTAATCCCTGGTGCTGTAGGGGGGCACGGTAGTTTGTGAGCTCACCTCAGGTAGGATGTAGGAGAGGGCTGAGATGAGAACATAGGTGCAGCGGATGCCTCTCTGGACCAGTCTCCTCagggcctccctgccctccagACGAGGCCTGCTGTCCACCACGATCACTCTGAACTTCCTGCTCTTCTCAGAGGCCTCGCATAGGATGTGGTTGACCAAGGATgaactggggaggaggggggactcAGGTAATCAGTTCGGTTTTCAGAAGCCA includes:
- the atraid gene encoding all-trans retinoic acid-induced differentiation factor, giving the protein MTTRYWHYRAVFILIINVCLYASCQHTDLQLCQRCNGTLQNATALGRFCTSVEGLVDGRCCLRNDNPSEAVNVIGLDFSNCNLKHVDDLQEASTAIMIDLSLNPIFNLSDSVFQGFIQLNYINLPANLGCPGGNASWEKVEVKGDSCLCEGQKNVCNQTGQMSLNCPENSLCAPYGPGLFECSCEHNFHGYKCLREGEFPLVLVFGPLAASTVGVSILLWVTQRRKAKSV